A region from the Ptychodera flava strain L36383 chromosome 10, AS_Pfla_20210202, whole genome shotgun sequence genome encodes:
- the LOC139142121 gene encoding MORC family CW-type zinc finger protein 3-like, which yields MADLEKGVRKSAMSPKYLHTNSTSHTWPFSAIAELIDNAYDPDVAAKTLWIDVQFEKQELCLTFTDDGNGMKEEKLHKMLSFGFCEKVEINGHKPVGHYGNGFKSGSMRLGKDAIVFSKKDKTLSVGFLSQTYLCAINAETIMVPIVMWHSITHERQMTADSDASLAAIVKYSLFRSEADLLGEFDNINGPQGTRIIISKLRTDSTGNSEFDFKTDKYDILIPDDNVSTSNVGSYNGKSKYKKPDRQDDVPECDYSLRAYCSILYLRPKMRIIIRGKKVRTRLIAKSLRQTETDVYKPQLDSNAKPVKITIGFNTKKNHYGVMMYHRNRLIKAYERVGHQTKANEMGVGVVGIIECNYLQPTHNKQDFDYTKQYRACMKALGSKVNDYWNEMNGLKRQSAGTAAQASQGPVAESNLPDQTWVQCDRCLKWRKLADIHDPEILPDKWYCNMNTDPTFSSCSVDEEPEDSDDEDLRPSYDKTVKKQMEREKMEKCMRREEEKRQQKLEQERKIQEMERKLKRTQAQLQIKEREAQHKSRQLQAVVAGKVVVQNGVALRNDTPVYRQNMELNTQRLLTQIEEQRIEMERQQEQILSRHQQVPQVVQPGPANHPGTVSQPRPVNQPGTLNQPSTSRAADLKNILKRSSLSSLIAPLKKVKTDPDIIVLDNDTEPAVKRKCTNVNCTQTDPVEILTRVPDGNLTRLSALEQQQVLLQRTRELSELRRNVSQLLQVLVPELNLRDNDIDVDSSEIDELLKQVLQANTQS from the exons atggcggacCTGGAGAAAGGCGTGCGCAAAAGCGCG ATGTCACCAAAATATTTGCACACCAATTCGACCTCGCACACTTGGCCATTTTCAGCTATTGCTGAACTGATCG ACAATGCCTATGATCCGGATGTGGCCGCCAAGACCCTCTGGATTGATGTCCAGTTTGAAAAACAGGAATTGTGTTTGACGTTTACTGATGATGGAAATGGAATGAAGGAGGAGAAACTCCACAAAATGCTCAG CTTTGGCTTTTGTGAGAAAGTTGAAATAAATGGACATAAGCCAGTCGGCCACTATGGAAATGGCTTCAAAAGTGGCAGTATGAGACTGGGCAAAGATGCCATAGTGTTTTCAAAGAAGGACAAGACGCTGAGCGTAGGGTTCCTGTCGCAGACGTATCTCTGTGCCATCAATGCAGAAACCATTATGGTTCCCATAGTGATGTGGCACAGTATAACTCAT GAACGTCAAATGACAGCTGACAGTGATGCCAGTTTGGCCGCCATTGTAAAATACTCCTTGTTCAGGAGTGAGGCTGATCTGTTGGGGGAGTTTGACAACATCAATGGACCTCAGGGAACTAGAATCATCATAAGCAAACTCAGAAC TGACTCAACGGGAAACTCTGAATTTGACTTCAAGACTGACAAATATGATATCCTCATACCTGATGACAATGTCAGCACATCTAATGTAGGCAGCTACAATGGTAAAAGCAAATACAAGAAACCAGACAGACAAGATGATGTACCGGAATGTGATTACTCACTTAGA GCATACTGCAGTATTTTGTATCTGAGACCCAAAATGAGGATTATCATCCGTGGCAAGAAAGTGAGGACAAGGCTGATTGCTAAGAGTCTCCGCCAAACAGAAACTGACGTGTACAAGCCACAGCTTGACAGT AATGCTAAACCTGTCAAGATAACCATCGGATTCAACACCAAGAAAAATCATTATGGAGTTATGATGTACCATAGAAATAGACTAATCAAAGCCTATGAAAGAGTGGGACATCAGACTAAG GCCAATGAAATGGGTGTTGGTGTGGTCGGAATCATTGAGTGTAATTACCTACAGCCAACTCATAACAAGCAAGATTTTGACTACACAAAACAGTACAG AGCATGCATGAAAGCGTTGGGAAGCAAAGTAAACGACTACTGGAATGAGATGAACGGTCTTAAAAGACAATCTGCCGGCACAGCAGCCCAAGCCTCTCAGGGCCCAGTTGCTGAGTCAAATCTACCAGACCAAACATGGGTCCAGTGTGATAGGTGTCTGAAATGGAGAAAATTAGCCGACATACACGATCCAGAAATCCTTCCAGATAAATGGTACTGTAATATGAATACAGATCCAACATTCAG TTCATGTTCGGTAGATGAAGAGCCTGAAGACTCCGATGATGAAGATTTGAGACCAAGCTAtgacaaaacagtcaaaaaacAAAT GGAACGTgagaaaatggaaaaatgtatGAGAAGGGAAGAAGAAAAACGACAGCAGAAGTTGGAG CAAGAACGCAAAATACAAGAGATGGAGAGAAAGCTGAAGAGAACACAAGCACAGTTACAAATCAAGGAAAGAGAGGCACAGCATAAAAGCAGACAACTGCAG GCTGTCGTTGCGGGTAAAGTAGTGGTACAGAATGGTGTGGCGTTGAGAAATGACACTCCAGTATATCGGCAAAATATGGAACTGAACACCCAGAGATTGCTGACTCAAATAGAAGAGCAACGAATAGAAATGGAAAGACAGCAGGAACAAATTCTATCCCGCCATCAGCAG GTTCCACAAGTTGTCCAACCGGGACCTGCCAACCACCCAGGGACTGTCAGCCAACCCAGACCAGTCAACCAACCAGGAACTTTAAATCAGCCATCTACAAG CAGAGCAGCAGATCTCAAGAATATTCTGAAAAGATCATCTTTGTCATCATTGATTGCACCATTGAAAAAGGTTAAAACTGATCCTGATATCATAGTTTTGGACAATGACACTGAACCCGCCGTGAAAAGAAAATGCACAAATGTGAACTGCACGCAGACCGATCCGGTGGAAATCCTCACTCGCGTGCCGGACGGGAATTTAACAAGACTCTCTGCCTTGGAGCAGCAACAGGTGCTGCTGCAGCGCACCAGGGAACTCAGCGAACTGAGACGCAATGTGTCGCAGCTTTTGCAAGTCCTTGTGCCAGAGTTGAACTTGCGAGACAACGATATTGATGTGGATAGCAGTGAGATTGATGAACTTCTAAAACAAGTGCTGCAGGCAAACACTCAGAGTTAG